A portion of the Myxococcales bacterium genome contains these proteins:
- a CDS encoding serine/threonine protein kinase gives MLGKLASGGMATVHVGRLMGPVGFTRSVAIKRLHPEYARDPSFVSMFLDEARLAAQISHPNVVATLDVVATDGELFLVMDYVHGQSLSWLIRHAAKAGTRIPPRIVASILSGCLQGLHAAHEARDERGVALNIVHRDVSPQNVMVGADGLARVLDFGVAKAVGRIQNTREGHIKGKLAYMPPEQIQTDTISRQADVYATAVVLWEALTSLRLFKAETETGTLAKVLSGPVVPPSTHGDDIGPELDRVVMKGLARDPAARYPTARAMATDLERATPVASIAEVSDWLASVSKRELDERAARIAAIEMTAGLGSSEGMANLAAALAEATPPEEDSSSSNRLVAAGRGSESVSVSRRGGLRADTAPTSIQRTDLAQAMMAVRDAEGGEVEESVTMPHDRRDMEVLGDDHSGESASQLSSVSLALGRAESLPPRSARKGAVLGVGMVFGAAALAAALWLGLGPRFGHRSAGDLASAPMAVDSAPALVVVIPSAPTSGAPAASGPANIASAPAPTPGERPTGDHAESDAAVTDSPATSPDRRPPSVSPRKPTPRKPPRGSGSPFDQLGGRD, from the coding sequence TTGCTGGGCAAACTTGCCTCCGGCGGCATGGCAACGGTGCACGTCGGCCGTCTCATGGGCCCCGTAGGCTTCACGCGCTCGGTGGCCATCAAGCGTCTCCACCCGGAGTACGCGAGGGATCCTTCCTTCGTGTCGATGTTCCTCGATGAAGCGAGGCTCGCCGCCCAGATCAGCCACCCCAATGTGGTCGCGACGCTCGACGTCGTGGCGACCGACGGCGAACTCTTTCTGGTCATGGACTACGTCCACGGCCAGTCGCTCTCGTGGTTGATTCGTCACGCGGCCAAAGCCGGCACCCGCATCCCGCCACGCATCGTGGCCAGCATCCTTTCGGGCTGCCTTCAGGGCCTCCATGCGGCGCATGAGGCGCGCGACGAGCGCGGCGTCGCGCTGAACATCGTTCACCGAGACGTGTCGCCGCAGAACGTGATGGTCGGTGCCGACGGCTTGGCACGCGTGCTCGACTTCGGCGTCGCGAAGGCCGTCGGGCGGATCCAGAACACGCGCGAAGGGCACATCAAAGGCAAGCTCGCGTACATGCCGCCAGAGCAGATCCAGACCGACACCATCTCCCGCCAGGCCGATGTCTACGCCACGGCCGTGGTCTTATGGGAGGCGCTCACGTCGCTGCGGCTCTTCAAGGCCGAAACGGAGACCGGAACGCTCGCGAAGGTGCTGTCCGGTCCCGTCGTGCCGCCCAGCACGCACGGGGATGACATCGGGCCCGAGCTCGATCGCGTCGTGATGAAGGGTCTCGCCCGCGATCCGGCGGCGCGTTACCCAACGGCGCGCGCCATGGCCACGGACCTCGAGCGCGCGACGCCGGTGGCCTCCATCGCCGAGGTCAGCGACTGGCTCGCAAGTGTCTCGAAGCGGGAGCTCGACGAGCGCGCCGCTCGCATCGCCGCCATCGAGATGACCGCCGGCCTCGGGTCATCGGAGGGCATGGCCAACCTCGCGGCGGCGCTCGCCGAGGCCACGCCACCGGAAGAAGACTCGAGCAGCAGCAACCGCCTCGTCGCTGCCGGACGCGGCTCGGAAAGCGTGAGCGTGAGCCGTCGCGGAGGCCTTCGCGCCGACACGGCGCCGACGTCCATTCAGCGCACCGACTTGGCGCAAGCGATGATGGCGGTGCGTGACGCAGAAGGCGGCGAGGTCGAAGAGAGCGTCACCATGCCTCACGACCGCCGCGACATGGAGGTGCTCGGCGACGACCACTCGGGGGAAAGCGCCTCGCAGCTCTCAAGCGTCTCGCTCGCGCTCGGACGCGCGGAGAGCCTTCCACCGCGCTCGGCGCGGAAGGGCGCCGTGCTCGGCGTGGGAATGGTCTTCGGCGCGGCCGCGCTCGCCGCCGCCCTTTGGCTAGGCCTCGGCCCGCGCTTTGGCCATCGCTCCGCGGGCGACCTGGCTTCGGCGCCCATGGCCGTCGACTCAGCGCCCGCACTCGTCGTCGTCATCCCAAGCGCACCAACCTCCGGCGCGCCGGCGGCCAGCGGTCCCGCGAACATTGCGAGCGCGCCCGCCCCTACGCCTGGCGAACGGCCAACCGGCGACCACGCGGAGTCGGACGCCGCGGTCACAGACTCGCCCGCGACTTCGCCCGACCGCCGTCCGCCTTCGGTTTCGCCTCGCAAACCGACGCCACGGAAGCCGCCCCGCGGAAGCGGTTCGCCGTTCGATCAGCTAGGCGGGCGGGACTAG
- a CDS encoding stress-induced protein: MDPRLVTELARRGGKAAQDAGTAHRFSAEEARDAGRKGGLATGRKRRSTGSSQEAPAESQEE, encoded by the coding sequence ATGGACCCTCGACTCGTGACCGAGCTCGCGAGGCGAGGTGGCAAGGCCGCTCAAGACGCCGGCACCGCGCACCGCTTTTCCGCCGAGGAAGCGCGAGACGCTGGGCGCAAGGGCGGCCTCGCGACCGGCCGCAAGCGTCGCAGCACCGGGTCGTCGCAGGAAGCGCCTGCTGAATCGCAGGAGGAGTAA